A window from Shewanella livingstonensis encodes these proteins:
- the slyA gene encoding transcriptional regulator SlyA produces the protein MYKELERLKELHLAEQLGRLHRLWRTAADVELIPLGLTHPRWTALWKLLRLGDNVSQKVLADALEIELPSLMRTLGQLEEQAYVKRRCCDNDKRARIVSLTPQGIDILKQIETRIMQIRAELLDGISSQELSEFERVINLISDNALAKLNQATDPFGEK, from the coding sequence ATGTATAAAGAATTAGAGCGACTAAAAGAGCTGCATCTTGCCGAGCAACTAGGCCGACTGCATCGATTATGGCGCACAGCCGCCGATGTTGAATTAATTCCTCTTGGGTTAACTCATCCTCGTTGGACTGCGTTGTGGAAGTTATTACGCTTGGGCGATAATGTTAGCCAGAAAGTACTAGCCGATGCATTAGAAATCGAGCTGCCATCGTTAATGCGTACTCTGGGTCAATTAGAGGAGCAAGCTTATGTCAAAAGACGTTGTTGCGATAACGATAAGCGTGCTCGCATAGTGAGTTTGACTCCGCAAGGAATCGATATTCTTAAACAAATAGAAACACGGATTATGCAAATCCGTGCTGAATTACTCGATGGCATTAGTAGCCAAGAATTAAGTGAATTTGAACGTGTGATCAATCTGATTAGTGACAATGCCTTGGCTAAGCTTAATCAGGCTACCGACCCTTTTGGTGAGAAATAA
- a CDS encoding HlyD family secretion protein, producing MTPDQQFARLVKIAIAMFVLVFGYFMFADAVMPMTPQAMATRMVIKVTPQVSGKIATIDVENNQLVAKGDVLFSIDSAPYELAVEQALLALEQAKQDNAELDASILAAKADVQANQSSAQQKSSEAKRIDALYSTRGVSQQLADQAQSDAATAKANLLAAKARLTKLTVSRGLNGADNLKVRQAQNRLAQAELNLSYTHIRADQNGVVTNLQLEVGSFATVGQPLLALVSENVDIIADFREKSLQGIEPQSTALVSFDGQPGRLYHAKVSSVDAGVSAGQFDANGRLADPQESARWVRDAQRLRLHLELDQQAISLLPAGARATVQLVPNSCLLGFLAKVQIKVISMLHYIY from the coding sequence ATGACTCCAGATCAACAATTTGCCCGTCTCGTTAAAATAGCGATTGCGATGTTTGTATTAGTATTCGGTTACTTTATGTTTGCCGATGCTGTCATGCCAATGACGCCACAAGCGATGGCAACACGAATGGTCATTAAAGTCACGCCACAAGTGAGTGGTAAAATTGCGACTATTGACGTTGAAAATAATCAACTAGTGGCTAAAGGTGATGTGTTATTTAGTATCGATTCAGCCCCTTATGAGTTAGCCGTTGAACAAGCCCTATTAGCGTTAGAGCAAGCAAAACAAGATAATGCAGAACTGGATGCCTCGATATTAGCAGCTAAAGCTGACGTGCAAGCAAATCAAAGTAGTGCCCAGCAAAAAAGTAGCGAAGCAAAGCGTATTGATGCCCTGTATTCTACTCGGGGTGTGTCACAACAATTAGCCGATCAAGCTCAAAGTGATGCGGCAACAGCCAAGGCCAACTTACTTGCCGCTAAAGCTCGCTTAACTAAGCTAACCGTCAGCCGTGGGCTTAACGGCGCAGACAATTTAAAAGTTCGCCAAGCTCAAAACCGTTTAGCTCAAGCCGAGCTAAATCTGTCATATACCCACATTCGTGCAGATCAAAATGGGGTAGTAACCAACTTACAGTTAGAAGTTGGTAGCTTCGCCACTGTTGGCCAGCCGTTATTGGCCTTAGTGTCAGAAAATGTCGATATAATTGCTGACTTTAGAGAGAAAAGTTTACAAGGTATTGAGCCACAATCAACCGCACTCGTTTCGTTTGATGGTCAGCCTGGGCGTTTGTACCACGCTAAAGTGAGCTCTGTAGATGCAGGTGTGAGTGCAGGGCAGTTTGATGCCAATGGTCGTTTGGCTGATCCACAAGAATCAGCTCGTTGGGTACGCGACGCACAGCGCTTACGTTTACACCTTGAACTTGACCAACAAGCCATTAGTCTATTGCCTGCGGGGGCTCGTGCAACGGTGCAATTAGTGCCTAATAGTTGTTTGCTTGGCTTTCTTGCCAAGGTGCAAATTAAGGTCATTAGTATGCTGCACTATATATATTAA